From Leptospira fletcheri, a single genomic window includes:
- the mtnA gene encoding S-methyl-5-thioribose-1-phosphate isomerase, which yields MEKQNLRPIFWEGEVLRLLDQRLIPGKKEWFLASNAQDVIFAIREMIVRGAPAIAITGLFGAVLELKKVGSKPSYAEFESLLFRILESRPTAVNLRTALEELKSLFPPQSYDSLSFSEMKNKAEEFAVATYEEDIRNNLSLAEHGLSLFSKKDRKLRILTHCNTGALATAGHGTALGVIRSLHKAGFDLTVYADETRPYLQGARLTAWELKEEGIESYLITDSMAGWVMATQKIDAVIVGVDRVAANGDSANKIGTYPLAIVAKYHGVPFYIAATEKSFDFRIPSGKEIPIEMRNQDEVTRFSFLKKTDGTPVLEEGMIAPVDVKALNPSFDVTPADLIAAFITERGIVKPQDIRSVFG from the coding sequence TTGGAAAAGCAGAATTTACGTCCGATTTTTTGGGAGGGAGAAGTTCTCCGTCTGTTGGACCAACGACTGATCCCCGGAAAAAAAGAATGGTTCCTCGCGTCGAACGCTCAGGACGTCATTTTTGCGATTCGTGAAATGATCGTAAGAGGGGCTCCCGCGATCGCCATCACCGGATTATTCGGAGCCGTTTTGGAACTCAAAAAGGTCGGATCCAAACCTTCCTACGCCGAATTCGAATCCTTGCTTTTTCGCATCCTGGAATCCAGACCTACTGCAGTCAATCTACGGACAGCCTTGGAAGAATTGAAATCTCTCTTCCCTCCGCAATCTTACGACTCCTTATCCTTTTCCGAAATGAAAAACAAAGCGGAAGAGTTTGCCGTCGCTACCTACGAAGAAGACATTCGAAATAACCTTTCTCTCGCGGAACATGGACTTTCCCTTTTTTCGAAAAAGGATCGCAAGCTCCGAATCCTGACTCATTGCAACACTGGTGCCTTAGCTACCGCCGGACACGGAACCGCATTGGGGGTGATCCGATCCTTGCATAAGGCGGGTTTCGACTTAACCGTATATGCGGATGAAACAAGACCGTATCTCCAAGGCGCGCGACTGACCGCCTGGGAATTGAAAGAGGAAGGAATCGAATCCTATCTCATCACGGATAGCATGGCCGGTTGGGTTATGGCTACGCAAAAGATAGATGCGGTGATCGTAGGAGTGGATAGAGTCGCAGCAAACGGGGATTCCGCCAATAAAATCGGCACATACCCATTGGCCATAGTGGCCAAGTACCACGGAGTTCCGTTTTATATCGCAGCCACGGAAAAGAGTTTCGATTTTCGGATCCCTTCCGGCAAAGAAATTCCGATAGAAATGAGAAACCAAGACGAAGTCACCAGATTCAGTTTCTTAAAAAAAACGGACGGAACGCCTGTTCTGGAAGAAGGAATGATCGCACCAGTGGATGTAAAAGCGTTGAATCCGTCTTTCGACGTCACTCCGGCCGATTTAATCGCTGCGTTTATAACGGAAAGAGGGATCGTAAAGCCGCAGGACATCCGATCGGTATTCGGCTAA